Proteins encoded by one window of Marixanthomonas sp. SCSIO 43207:
- a CDS encoding SDR family oxidoreductase, whose amino-acid sequence MKHTNILVAGATGYLGRHLVQVLIEKQNHVVAIARNPNQLKNTNENYLEIKQAQVTQPETLRDMCKGIDTVISTVGITRQKDGLTYMDVDYQANMNILNEAKKSGVNHFVYVSAIHGDRHRDLKIFEAKERFVDALKASGLSYTIVRPNGFFSDMKDFLQMAQSGRVFVFGSGNQLFNPIHGEDVARAMVEHLGTYNTEITLGGPDVLSLNEISKLALQSLNKPVKITHLPDCLRRLTIWVLRTFTSVKTYGPVEFFLTLMANDTVAPPYGKHRLKEYFRQEAHKLIQ is encoded by the coding sequence ATGAAACATACCAATATATTAGTAGCCGGAGCAACGGGCTATTTGGGCAGGCATTTGGTTCAGGTTTTAATTGAAAAACAAAACCACGTTGTAGCTATTGCTCGAAATCCAAATCAGTTGAAAAATACCAATGAAAATTACCTGGAGATAAAGCAAGCTCAAGTTACACAACCCGAAACCTTACGAGACATGTGTAAGGGGATTGATACGGTGATATCCACCGTAGGGATTACCAGACAAAAAGATGGGTTAACCTATATGGATGTCGATTATCAAGCCAATATGAATATCCTTAATGAGGCAAAAAAAAGTGGCGTTAATCATTTTGTATACGTTTCGGCCATTCATGGAGATAGACACCGCGACTTAAAAATCTTTGAAGCCAAAGAGCGGTTTGTAGATGCATTAAAAGCGTCAGGATTATCGTATACCATTGTAAGACCCAATGGTTTTTTCTCAGATATGAAAGACTTTTTACAGATGGCACAATCGGGACGGGTTTTTGTATTTGGATCCGGAAATCAGCTGTTTAATCCAATTCACGGTGAAGATGTAGCCAGAGCAATGGTAGAACACTTAGGAACCTATAATACCGAAATAACCCTAGGTGGTCCGGATGTTTTAAGCCTAAACGAAATAAGTAAACTAGCCCTGCAATCGCTCAACAAACCTGTAAAAATTACACATCTGCCCGATTGCTTAAGGCGATTGACTATTTGGGTATTGCGTACTTTTACCTCTGTTAAAACCTATGGGCCTGTTGAGTTTTTCCTAACGTTAATGGCCAATGATACTGTAGCGCCTCCATATGGTAAACACCGATTAAAAGAGTATTTTAGACAAGAAGCTCACAAACTAATCCAGTAA
- a CDS encoding PHB depolymerase family esterase has protein sequence MKKQVVLLVLITLLSYTNHAQTRMIKANDTIRQFTIYSSSKIKAGEKAPLLLNFHGSGMTALEHMFYTNTNALAEAKGFIVVYPQGLHNDWNVGFEQDYDTGTNDVAFIKTLLQKLQKHYPIDTDSIYATGLSRGGFFVQRLVAELPNTIKGFVSVGAPMPNEVHKRMQSSEAVKAMYVHGTADEVVLPDGMDSAYLPVARCIAYWKKRNKTNDKATHTSYDKVDDGTSISVEAYDTVAYMKIKNGGHTWPNSDPFNVGFPLGKTTQDIHFNEYLYAFLFH, from the coding sequence ATGAAAAAACAAGTAGTACTGCTGGTTCTTATAACGCTCTTGAGTTATACGAATCATGCACAAACCAGAATGATTAAAGCCAATGATACCATTAGGCAATTTACAATTTACAGCTCATCAAAAATTAAAGCAGGTGAAAAAGCCCCCTTGCTTCTTAATTTTCATGGATCCGGTATGACAGCCTTAGAGCATATGTTTTATACCAATACCAATGCGTTAGCAGAAGCCAAAGGCTTTATTGTTGTGTATCCACAAGGTTTACATAATGATTGGAATGTAGGTTTTGAACAAGATTACGACACCGGAACCAACGATGTGGCGTTTATAAAAACGCTATTGCAAAAATTACAAAAACACTACCCGATAGATACCGATAGCATCTATGCAACAGGACTTTCCAGAGGTGGATTTTTTGTTCAGCGATTGGTTGCAGAGTTGCCAAATACAATTAAAGGCTTTGTTTCTGTAGGCGCACCTATGCCAAATGAGGTTCACAAACGCATGCAATCATCAGAAGCTGTAAAAGCGATGTACGTTCATGGTACAGCCGATGAAGTGGTGTTGCCTGATGGTATGGATTCGGCGTACCTCCCTGTTGCTAGGTGTATAGCGTATTGGAAGAAGCGGAATAAAACAAATGACAAAGCTACCCATACCAGCTATGACAAGGTGGATGATGGCACTTCAATTTCGGTAGAAGCGTACGACACCGTAGCCTATATGAAAATTAAAAACGGGGGGCATACGTGGCCTAATTCTGATCCGTTTAACGTGGGGTTTCCGTTAGGTAAAACAACTCAAGACATCCACTTTAATGAATATTTATACGCTTTTTTATTCCACTAA
- a CDS encoding helix-turn-helix domain-containing protein: MADFYSLKRYLKLFLLGQDQMEEKKSIAVLPFVNISNDIDNEYFSDGITEEIISALTNIKELKVIARTSSFAFKGKSIDVRKLGEQLNVATILEGSVRKFNNRVRISAQLIDTEDGTHYWAQNFDRELDDIFKLQDEISLLIADKIRENFGHFDVDDSLVIHHAISTQAYHDYLKAKKLISLFNKVDVLKGISILKEIIEDFPDFALAHVHIHYAYNILAAGGLMPVKEAFEIGSTYLHTAHQLNIELPEVHHSLGWDALNKKWDFKAAALHLKKALQLKPGYSDAHQKLFITLILEGNLEKANFHIQKAYELDPLHDLNNYFMGYNAYIHKDQKAVAHYFNRCFQINSKFIVGYGIYALALAYQNKPQEILTLADRIPEMDGSKTEQLIMTTIAYCLLQDSQQVEARVKELTSLLNSDSRERVRFFLLYIHTLLKQYDRALQLIDEGILHKEPLMTLLKVDPLLQPLHSFERFNKQLETIFALSNENQSNVERVEKQLLSQEQIAYGKRAIIALMEEEQCFLDTTLSLRTVASKINMHPNHVSWLLNASFKKNFNDFINTYRLQHFKTIALKPEFKHITILGLAYDSGFNSKSVFNTFFKKTEGITPSKWVQQHIK, translated from the coding sequence TTGGCAGATTTTTATAGCTTGAAACGGTATTTAAAACTATTTTTGTTAGGGCAAGATCAAATGGAAGAAAAAAAATCAATAGCCGTCTTACCATTTGTTAATATCAGTAACGATATTGATAATGAATATTTTAGTGATGGTATCACTGAAGAAATTATTAGCGCTTTAACAAATATTAAAGAGCTAAAAGTTATAGCCAGAACCTCTTCATTTGCTTTTAAGGGAAAATCTATTGATGTTAGAAAATTAGGTGAACAATTAAATGTAGCCACTATTTTAGAGGGTAGTGTGCGAAAATTTAATAACAGGGTTAGAATATCAGCCCAGTTAATAGATACCGAAGACGGAACACACTACTGGGCACAAAACTTTGATAGAGAGCTTGATGATATTTTTAAACTACAAGACGAAATTAGCCTCTTAATTGCTGACAAAATACGAGAAAACTTTGGCCATTTTGATGTTGATGACTCATTGGTGATCCACCATGCAATTTCTACACAAGCGTATCATGATTACCTGAAAGCAAAGAAATTAATCTCTTTATTTAATAAAGTAGATGTATTAAAAGGCATTTCAATTTTAAAAGAAATCATAGAAGATTTCCCCGATTTTGCCCTGGCACATGTCCATATACATTATGCATATAATATTCTTGCTGCTGGTGGGCTTATGCCGGTAAAAGAAGCTTTTGAAATAGGCAGTACTTATCTACATACAGCGCATCAATTAAATATAGAACTGCCGGAAGTACACCACTCCCTTGGGTGGGATGCCCTCAATAAAAAATGGGATTTTAAAGCTGCCGCGTTGCACCTTAAAAAAGCATTGCAATTAAAACCGGGCTACTCAGATGCGCATCAAAAACTTTTTATCACCTTGATTCTTGAAGGTAATCTTGAAAAAGCCAATTTTCATATACAGAAAGCCTATGAGTTAGACCCCTTACATGACCTCAATAATTACTTTATGGGCTATAATGCCTATATCCATAAAGATCAAAAAGCAGTTGCCCATTATTTCAATAGGTGTTTTCAAATAAATTCTAAATTCATTGTAGGATACGGTATTTACGCATTGGCATTGGCGTATCAAAACAAACCTCAAGAAATCCTCACCCTAGCCGATCGTATTCCTGAAATGGATGGTTCAAAAACAGAACAGTTAATCATGACCACCATTGCCTATTGTTTGTTACAGGACTCGCAACAAGTAGAAGCTCGTGTAAAGGAACTAACTTCCTTACTCAATTCTGACAGTAGAGAGCGTGTTCGGTTTTTCTTACTATACATTCATACCTTATTAAAACAATATGATAGGGCTTTACAGTTAATAGATGAAGGTATCTTACATAAGGAGCCGTTAATGACCCTCCTTAAAGTAGACCCGTTATTACAACCGTTACATTCTTTTGAGCGTTTTAATAAACAACTAGAAACCATATTTGCATTATCCAATGAAAATCAATCAAACGTAGAACGGGTTGAAAAACAATTACTGTCACAAGAGCAAATAGCCTATGGCAAACGCGCTATCATAGCTTTAATGGAAGAGGAGCAGTGTTTTTTAGATACTACCTTGTCCTTACGAACGGTAGCAAGTAAAATCAATATGCATCCCAATCATGTATCGTGGTTGCTTAATGCGAGTTTCAAAAAAAACTTCAACGACTTCATTAATACCTATCGCTTACAGCACTTTAAAACCATTGCCTTAAAACCTGAATTTAAACACATCACTATATTAGGGTTGGCTTACGATAGTGGTTTTAACTCCAAAAGTGTGTTTAATACATTTTTCAAAAAAACAGAAGGAATTACCCCTAGTAAATGGGTGCAACAACATATCAAGTAA
- a CDS encoding serine hydrolase: MTTLHRILTASVLLVFTFCTSCSQDDEAISTNTDYTTAEDLLSEVEFQGYAIITKNGNDLVRRGFGLANTNTRLLHDYNLAYRIGSVSKTLTAAAIVQLKRDGYLRSFDQTIHEFDPTFPYGNQITIAQLLSHQSGIPDYQHLVEAAYEQGQVLDEEAIYEVIIALISENGLNFSPGEGKQYSNSNYLIAALLVEELTDMAYHDYIQQSIFNPLNMTHSHRGTDVIDTTTHAEGYHKGDANSTYPMNIAFGAGDFSSTPKDMETWTQAVQTNWFTAAEKAEIFAKDVPSGFVDFGLGWFTTQEGTTTLYWHGGDINGYWSMIGFIPKHNATLVLLSNQQDDTGAQRNAILEQLLANEFH, from the coding sequence ATGACAACGTTACACCGTATATTAACAGCAAGTGTGTTACTAGTATTTACCTTCTGTACATCGTGTTCACAAGATGATGAAGCTATTTCAACAAACACCGACTATACCACCGCCGAAGATCTATTATCTGAAGTTGAGTTTCAAGGATATGCCATTATAACCAAAAACGGAAACGACCTTGTGCGCCGTGGTTTTGGTTTGGCCAATACAAACACACGACTACTGCACGATTACAACCTAGCCTACCGCATAGGTTCGGTTTCCAAAACGCTCACTGCAGCAGCCATTGTTCAATTAAAAAGAGACGGATACCTTCGTAGTTTTGATCAAACCATACACGAGTTTGACCCAACGTTTCCGTACGGCAATCAAATCACGATTGCCCAACTGTTATCACATCAATCCGGTATTCCAGACTATCAACATCTGGTTGAAGCAGCCTACGAACAAGGTCAGGTTTTGGATGAAGAAGCGATATATGAAGTGATTATAGCATTGATTTCAGAAAACGGACTCAATTTTTCACCGGGTGAAGGCAAACAATACAGCAATTCAAACTACCTTATCGCAGCCTTGTTGGTAGAAGAACTCACAGATATGGCGTATCACGATTACATTCAGCAAAGTATTTTCAATCCTTTAAACATGACTCATAGCCATAGAGGAACCGATGTGATTGACACAACCACACATGCCGAAGGCTATCACAAAGGAGATGCTAACAGTACGTATCCTATGAACATTGCTTTTGGGGCCGGGGATTTCAGCAGTACCCCAAAAGATATGGAAACTTGGACTCAAGCGGTGCAAACAAACTGGTTTACAGCTGCTGAAAAAGCCGAGATATTTGCTAAAGACGTACCCAGCGGTTTTGTTGATTTTGGGTTAGGCTGGTTCACCACACAAGAAGGAACTACCACACTGTATTGGCACGGAGGCGATATTAACGGCTATTGGAGTATGATAGGTTTTATCCCAAAACACAATGCTACCCTCGTATTGTTGAGCAACCAGCAAGATGATACAGGTGCGCAACGCAATGCCATCTTGGAGCAATTATTAGCTAATGAGTTCCATTAA
- a CDS encoding T9SS type A sorting domain-containing protein, whose product MRRITITKHIFLLVGLLGFTATAQFTEVAKVVSEDREGRAEFGTSVAIHDEVAVIGASRENFASGAAYTYVKDTDGNWNFLQKLSAADSNEGAEYGGGAKINGNHLVVAAGRADVDGVIRAGALYVYENTNDAWELSTKLVASDYSGDAKMGMNPTSIAMQENIIVAGAPGENSWTGSVYVFTYDGTEWTEAQKITAPSPQISDAFGIGVAIAGDQLAIGANQFNGAKGGVLLYTKDASGQWVYDQTIEASNGVAQDYFGSSVSMTEDQMVVGAYGVEAEQGGAYVYEKNSEGIWEEVQILSGTPSTERVQYGWDTDIQKDYIVVTAPHIYGFENTETYLYKRSSTGTWEEEQRIQTSEGSEEDFYGWSVAMYENQLLVGAPRDDFDSNGDNEMGDAGAAYFFNNPTMLGGITTATEEASFTMYPNPANDVVTLESVSMPISSVRVYTIQGVLVSQHTASAQQVQIATASYSSGVYMVETTFDNGTQRVQKLIKE is encoded by the coding sequence ATGAGACGAATTACAATTACAAAACACATTTTTTTATTAGTAGGACTACTAGGTTTTACCGCTACTGCTCAGTTTACTGAAGTGGCAAAAGTGGTAAGTGAAGATAGAGAAGGCAGAGCCGAGTTTGGTACTTCGGTGGCTATTCATGATGAGGTAGCTGTGATAGGAGCATCACGAGAGAACTTTGCATCCGGTGCAGCATATACCTACGTAAAAGATACCGACGGAAACTGGAATTTTTTACAAAAACTATCTGCAGCAGATTCAAATGAAGGGGCTGAATATGGAGGTGGAGCCAAAATTAATGGCAATCACTTAGTAGTGGCAGCCGGAAGAGCTGATGTAGATGGCGTGATACGTGCCGGAGCGTTATATGTATATGAGAACACAAATGACGCTTGGGAGTTATCAACAAAGTTAGTGGCTTCAGATTACAGTGGCGATGCAAAGATGGGAATGAATCCTACCTCTATTGCCATGCAAGAGAATATTATTGTAGCCGGAGCACCGGGAGAAAACAGCTGGACAGGTTCGGTATATGTATTTACGTATGACGGAACCGAGTGGACTGAAGCACAAAAAATCACAGCGCCAAGTCCTCAAATTTCAGATGCGTTTGGAATTGGCGTTGCCATTGCAGGCGATCAATTGGCAATTGGTGCCAATCAATTCAACGGAGCAAAAGGAGGCGTGCTTTTATATACCAAAGATGCTAGCGGCCAGTGGGTGTATGATCAAACAATCGAAGCATCAAACGGCGTAGCGCAAGATTATTTCGGTTCGTCAGTAAGCATGACTGAAGATCAAATGGTAGTAGGTGCGTATGGAGTTGAGGCCGAACAAGGTGGTGCTTATGTATATGAGAAAAATTCGGAAGGAATTTGGGAAGAAGTTCAAATCCTTTCAGGAACACCATCTACAGAACGTGTTCAGTACGGGTGGGATACCGATATTCAAAAAGACTACATTGTGGTAACAGCACCTCATATTTACGGTTTTGAAAATACAGAAACGTATTTATACAAGCGTTCTTCAACCGGTACGTGGGAAGAAGAGCAACGTATTCAAACTTCAGAAGGTAGTGAAGAAGATTTTTACGGTTGGTCTGTAGCCATGTATGAAAACCAATTGCTTGTAGGAGCGCCTCGAGATGATTTTGACAGCAACGGTGATAATGAAATGGGAGATGCCGGAGCAGCTTACTTTTTCAACAACCCTACGATGCTAGGCGGTATTACAACTGCTACCGAAGAGGCATCGTTTACTATGTATCCCAATCCTGCGAATGATGTAGTAACTCTTGAAAGCGTTTCCATGCCTATATCAAGTGTACGTGTGTATACTATTCAAGGTGTATTGGTATCACAACATACAGCTTCAGCTCAACAAGTACAGATAGCTACAGCTTCATACAGCAGCGGAGTGTATATGGTAGAAACGACATTTGACAACGGTACGCAACGCGTGCAAAAGTTGATTAAAGAGTAA
- a CDS encoding tetratricopeptide repeat protein, with translation MKAYYCIILVFFVLLTHTVLGQQKTQADIIKQIDLGIEAMGNKEHLASIETLLAAKETALQHDWHVQAFNATLNIGTNYYIMLDYGEALQYYLQAYEIAINHLGAKQKKVIYNNIGVLYIEEGDLLKAEEYFLKAYAISKEMGENEEIGACAVNLALLANEMGKLDLAASYIEEAEPLLKEKKNVILLAKIAKVKNLLLQDDLLAAEALALQILPQLDNLSIVAHGATVNSKITLLLTISDIYKAKHKYALARDYALQARAQQPNIEARIDIYEQLSNLYTSSELLPVAMAYKDSMLLATDSLNAKKNGALFESGNVKFQIQNYKNELIESKKALAEEKQFLYKLIIGVVVVMGFLIWLYKNNALKHKQQKKIIELELNKEKNDHLILEQQRQQQEAMALLEKERLKNELERKNRELTAKAMSVASKNELIEEVVQSLSSNSKIESDRQLKTQINDLKTHLRKDTQWDSFFTHFEELNRGFLDRLMAKHPKLTSNDIRFLTFIYMNLSYKEIASLLNITSQSCRKRKERISKKMDIPKDRSLQAYLSSI, from the coding sequence ATGAAAGCTTACTACTGCATTATACTAGTGTTTTTTGTTCTTCTCACCCATACGGTGTTGGGGCAGCAAAAAACGCAAGCAGATATCATCAAACAAATTGATCTAGGGATTGAAGCCATGGGAAACAAGGAACACCTTGCTTCTATTGAAACCTTACTGGCAGCAAAAGAAACAGCACTTCAACACGATTGGCACGTACAGGCTTTTAATGCTACCCTAAATATAGGCACCAATTATTATATCATGCTAGATTATGGCGAAGCCTTGCAGTACTATCTACAAGCGTATGAGATAGCCATCAATCATCTGGGAGCAAAACAAAAAAAGGTGATTTACAATAACATTGGGGTTTTATACATTGAAGAAGGCGATTTACTGAAAGCAGAAGAATATTTTCTGAAAGCCTATGCCATTTCTAAAGAAATGGGGGAAAACGAAGAGATAGGCGCTTGTGCGGTAAACCTTGCCCTTTTGGCCAATGAGATGGGAAAACTTGACCTTGCAGCTTCCTATATAGAAGAAGCCGAACCCTTACTTAAAGAAAAGAAGAATGTTATTCTCTTAGCCAAAATAGCCAAAGTTAAAAACCTATTACTACAAGATGATTTACTAGCTGCTGAAGCCTTAGCATTACAAATCTTACCGCAATTAGATAATCTTTCTATAGTGGCACATGGAGCTACCGTTAATTCAAAAATTACCTTGCTGTTAACCATCAGTGATATCTACAAAGCGAAACATAAATATGCTTTAGCTCGAGACTATGCCCTACAAGCTAGAGCGCAACAGCCCAATATTGAGGCACGTATTGATATCTATGAGCAACTGTCAAATCTCTATACTTCTTCAGAGTTATTACCGGTAGCAATGGCGTATAAAGATTCTATGTTGCTGGCTACAGATTCATTAAATGCTAAAAAAAACGGGGCACTTTTTGAAAGTGGAAACGTTAAGTTTCAAATTCAAAACTATAAAAATGAACTCATAGAAAGTAAAAAAGCATTAGCCGAAGAAAAACAATTTTTATACAAGCTTATTATTGGTGTTGTGGTGGTGATGGGCTTTTTAATTTGGCTGTACAAAAACAACGCTTTAAAACACAAGCAGCAAAAAAAGATCATCGAGTTAGAGCTCAACAAAGAGAAAAATGATCATTTAATCTTAGAACAACAACGGCAACAGCAAGAGGCGATGGCATTATTAGAAAAAGAACGCCTTAAAAATGAACTGGAGCGAAAAAATAGAGAGTTAACCGCCAAAGCTATGTCTGTAGCAAGTAAAAACGAACTTATTGAAGAGGTGGTACAATCGTTATCCAGTAATTCAAAAATAGAAAGCGATAGGCAGTTAAAAACTCAAATTAATGATTTGAAAACACACCTTCGGAAAGATACGCAATGGGATAGTTTCTTTACTCATTTTGAAGAGTTAAACCGAGGTTTTCTAGATAGGCTTATGGCAAAACATCCCAAATTGACTTCCAATGACATTCGGTTTTTAACATTTATCTACATGAATTTAAGCTATAAAGAAATAGCATCGCTCTTGAATATCACTTCGCAGTCGTGTAGAAAACGAAAAGAACGAATTTCCAAAAAAATGGACATCCCAAAAGACAGGTCGCTTCAAGCTTATCTATCAAGCATTTAG
- a CDS encoding fibronectin type III domain-containing protein — protein MKKRKLLSLLCCVFIAWQSTAQFTEHFDTEIPRDWTVLDNDGQGTTWRHQANEGYQGGGGVRITYEDLAHDDYLISPQFTVSGGMTDLITFYAGGTGPTFPETFDVKLSTTGTNPSDFTVVLGSETTTADVDDLGEYNEYAYNLSDYIGQDVYIAIVATTVAKFKLYVDEFSVTALPSCPKPTSISASHITAMSVDLQWNAGHRESEWQVVYGPEGFDPERDGDTQSVTTVSATTLTTLNPNDVYDIYVKAICTQGSDESELAGPLQIATPCAPARTPFEEGFEGGYTDGMPVDGCWTQEVITNTFWQANSSLTDSNRAPRTGNWNSYLSYGSESWMYYPVSVQTGVDYTLTLYARQSNTSGAEISASYGTANTETSMTEAIIPVTQITDGDYQEVSGSFTATQSGTIYIGIKGKLIGGFFPFYMSIDDVSFIETPRCTKPSNLQIDTRTATSATISWTPEGSETAWSLVYGPPGFDPATEGTTVPVTTNPTVEITNLTPATPYAIFVQAQCGGSDGDSPFTGPLTLKTRPVNDHICDATALVVDGECTAGSFSNVGASLEANEPQGSCFDAAGDQTVWFTFQAPPSGNVTVTTDFEGGTLRDSELAVYEAPDSCQDFTTMGAEIGCDEDGGTTGTGFMSTVHLVDLIPGVTYYVQVNGFVSFDAGTFEGDFCIEVQDDGPTCAAPTDVTVSDITASTAAVSWTAGDREPEWELVYGVTGFDPETGGTFVIDTDGVLGETLSDLTPNTTYDVYIRAICNPIDTSFLSEVATFTTLEACPAPENSSVSQVTTSEAQVDWDANGTETQWEVTYGPQGFDPATEGLYVVDADGTPGILLTGLDDNTFYDVYIRALCDGGVESDVVGPTSFTTLELSLPSVKFTSFAYYPNPMADTLHLSAQDPIEHVVIYTVLGQVVTEKTSVSSEITLDTASLAPGVYLMKVTIDGEKRNFRLLKE, from the coding sequence ATGAAAAAGCGCAAATTGTTGTCTCTATTGTGCTGTGTGTTTATTGCCTGGCAAAGCACAGCACAGTTTACAGAGCATTTTGATACCGAAATACCTCGAGACTGGACAGTACTTGATAACGATGGCCAAGGAACCACTTGGCGACATCAAGCAAACGAAGGATACCAAGGTGGAGGCGGTGTACGAATCACCTATGAGGACTTAGCTCATGATGATTATTTAATATCACCGCAGTTTACGGTTTCCGGCGGCATGACCGATTTGATTACATTCTATGCCGGAGGTACAGGCCCTACCTTTCCTGAAACGTTTGATGTAAAATTGTCTACAACCGGTACAAATCCATCAGACTTTACAGTTGTGTTGGGTTCTGAAACTACCACTGCAGACGTAGATGACCTAGGAGAATACAACGAATATGCCTATAACCTTTCCGATTATATTGGTCAGGATGTTTACATAGCTATTGTGGCTACAACCGTTGCAAAATTTAAGCTGTATGTAGATGAGTTTTCAGTAACAGCTTTGCCTAGTTGCCCAAAACCAACGAGTATTTCAGCTTCCCATATTACGGCAATGTCTGTTGATTTACAATGGAATGCCGGACATAGAGAGTCTGAGTGGCAAGTAGTGTACGGTCCGGAGGGATTTGACCCCGAACGAGATGGAGATACTCAAAGCGTTACTACGGTGTCGGCTACCACCCTTACTACTTTGAATCCGAATGATGTGTATGATATCTATGTAAAAGCTATATGTACGCAAGGATCAGACGAAAGCGAATTGGCAGGTCCGTTACAAATCGCAACCCCATGTGCACCGGCACGTACCCCATTTGAAGAGGGGTTTGAAGGCGGGTATACAGACGGTATGCCGGTAGATGGATGTTGGACGCAAGAAGTTATCACCAACACCTTTTGGCAGGCCAATTCATCGCTTACTGATAGCAACCGAGCTCCTCGAACCGGAAATTGGAATAGTTACCTTTCCTACGGAAGTGAATCGTGGATGTACTATCCGGTATCGGTTCAGACGGGTGTAGACTATACGCTTACGTTATATGCCCGACAAAGTAATACGAGCGGAGCAGAAATTTCGGCAAGCTATGGAACTGCAAATACAGAAACGAGCATGACGGAAGCAATCATACCGGTTACACAAATAACCGATGGAGATTATCAAGAGGTAAGCGGTTCGTTTACAGCAACACAATCCGGAACTATTTATATAGGAATCAAAGGGAAACTTATTGGCGGTTTTTTCCCATTCTATATGTCGATTGATGATGTTTCCTTTATAGAAACGCCTAGATGTACCAAACCTTCCAATTTACAAATTGACACTCGAACGGCTACGTCAGCAACGATTAGTTGGACGCCGGAAGGTAGCGAAACTGCGTGGTCGTTGGTGTACGGACCTCCGGGATTTGACCCGGCAACTGAAGGAACCACCGTACCGGTAACGACCAATCCAACTGTTGAAATAACCAATTTAACACCGGCAACGCCTTACGCTATTTTTGTACAAGCACAATGCGGCGGAAGCGATGGCGATAGCCCTTTTACCGGTCCGTTAACGTTAAAAACACGTCCGGTAAATGACCATATTTGTGATGCCACAGCCCTCGTGGTTGATGGGGAGTGTACAGCAGGAAGCTTCAGCAATGTAGGGGCATCTCTAGAAGCCAACGAACCTCAAGGTAGTTGTTTTGACGCGGCAGGAGACCAGACGGTTTGGTTTACATTTCAAGCACCACCAAGCGGAAACGTTACGGTGACAACAGATTTTGAAGGCGGGACCTTACGAGATAGCGAATTGGCTGTATATGAAGCGCCGGATTCATGTCAAGATTTTACCACAATGGGAGCAGAGATTGGATGTGACGAAGATGGTGGTACAACCGGCACCGGGTTTATGTCTACGGTACATCTTGTTGATTTAATTCCGGGTGTTACTTATTATGTACAAGTTAATGGGTTTGTAAGTTTTGATGCAGGTACGTTTGAAGGCGATTTCTGTATTGAAGTACAAGACGACGGACCTACCTGTGCTGCGCCAACCGATGTGACAGTTAGTGATATTACCGCCAGTACAGCAGCCGTATCATGGACAGCTGGTGATCGTGAGCCAGAATGGGAGTTGGTATATGGTGTTACAGGGTTTGATCCCGAAACCGGCGGTACTTTTGTAATTGATACCGATGGTGTTTTGGGAGAAACTCTATCCGATTTAACGCCCAATACTACGTATGACGTTTATATTCGTGCTATTTGTAATCCTATTGATACCAGCTTTTTAAGTGAAGTAGCCACCTTTACAACCTTAGAAGCGTGTCCGGCTCCTGAAAATAGTAGTGTATCGCAAGTAACAACTTCCGAAGCGCAAGTAGATTGGGACGCTAACGGAACTGAAACTCAATGGGAAGTAACGTATGGGCCACAAGGGTTTGACCCGGCAACAGAGGGACTGTATGTGGTTGATGCCGATGGTACTCCGGGTATTTTGCTAACCGGATTAGACGATAATACATTTTATGATGTATATATACGTGCCTTGTGTGATGGAGGTGTAGAGAGTGATGTGGTAGGTCCCACATCGTTTACAACCTTAGAGCTGTCACTACCTTCGGTTAAATTTACGTCGTTTGCGTATTATCCAAACCCGATGGCAGATACGCTGCATCTTTCAGCTCAAGACCCTATTGAGCACGTGGTTATATATACTGTATTAGGTCAAGTTGTAACAGAGAAAACTTCGGTTTCCTCAGAAATAACGCTTGACACCGCTTCATTAGCTCCGGGGGTTTACCTGATGAAGGTGACTATCGATGGTGAGAAAAGAAATTTTCGCTTACTAAAAGAATAA